In Asanoa sp. WMMD1127, one genomic interval encodes:
- a CDS encoding ATP-binding protein has translation MLLGVSGLVAGLLVGGVLLVTVLGGTLHRGAEDAANRTATEFAGLIANDSLPDPLPVSGDDVRAQVIDDQGRVVAASLGADRLVPFLYPDERPAPGSDRTSSVYIAGERIGVTGPVQVVAVPAGTAAQPRTVLVAKSLGDLVRAVDLLKHSLLIAYPLLVLLLAAIAWRVIGATLRPVEALRAGAQRITDGSRADRLPLPASRDEIHRLAVTLNGMLARLEGSRARQRAFVADAAHELRSPLANLRTQLEVAQRIGDPPDTDELLADVRRLGRLVDDLLLLARSDDLAGRPDPVTGPVDVGGLLATVAARYPGTVTLRPVDGTPWTVGDEAALDRVVANLLDNAVRHARGRVELAGGVTGDRVEITVTDDGPGIPAADRDRVFDRFTRLDDARARDAGGAGLGLSIVRELVARHGGTVTLADAGPGLRVTVRLPAAEPDPVEPDVDSDSAAPAQARSVQTGFARPTTPAG, from the coding sequence ATGCTGCTCGGCGTCTCCGGCCTGGTGGCCGGCCTGCTGGTCGGCGGGGTCCTGCTCGTGACGGTGCTCGGCGGCACCCTGCACCGGGGCGCGGAGGACGCCGCCAACCGGACGGCGACCGAGTTCGCCGGCCTGATCGCCAACGACTCGCTGCCCGACCCGCTGCCGGTCTCCGGCGACGACGTGCGGGCCCAGGTGATCGACGACCAGGGCCGGGTCGTCGCCGCGTCGCTCGGGGCCGACCGGCTCGTGCCGTTCCTCTATCCCGACGAGCGGCCGGCGCCCGGGAGCGACCGGACCAGCAGCGTCTACATCGCCGGGGAGCGGATCGGCGTCACCGGGCCCGTGCAGGTCGTCGCGGTGCCCGCCGGCACGGCCGCGCAGCCGCGGACCGTGCTGGTCGCCAAGTCGCTCGGCGACCTCGTGCGCGCCGTCGACCTGCTCAAGCACTCGCTGCTGATCGCGTACCCCCTGCTGGTGCTGCTCCTCGCGGCCATCGCGTGGCGGGTGATCGGCGCGACCCTGCGGCCGGTCGAGGCGCTGCGGGCCGGCGCGCAGCGGATCACCGACGGCAGCCGGGCCGACCGGCTGCCGCTGCCGGCGAGCCGCGACGAGATCCACCGGCTGGCGGTGACCCTCAACGGCATGCTGGCCCGTCTGGAAGGCTCTCGCGCGCGGCAACGGGCATTCGTGGCCGACGCCGCCCACGAGCTGCGGTCGCCGCTGGCCAACCTGCGCACCCAGCTCGAGGTCGCGCAGCGGATCGGGGATCCGCCGGACACCGACGAGCTGCTCGCCGACGTGCGCCGCCTCGGCCGCCTCGTCGACGACCTGCTCCTGCTGGCCCGCTCCGACGACCTGGCCGGTCGGCCGGACCCGGTGACCGGGCCGGTCGACGTCGGCGGGCTGCTGGCCACGGTGGCGGCGCGCTACCCGGGCACGGTCACGCTGCGGCCGGTCGACGGCACACCGTGGACGGTCGGCGACGAGGCGGCGCTCGACCGGGTGGTGGCCAACCTGCTCGACAACGCCGTGCGGCACGCCCGCGGCCGGGTCGAGCTGGCCGGCGGCGTGACCGGCGACCGGGTGGAGATCACGGTGACCGACGACGGGCCGGGCATCCCCGCGGCCGACCGCGACCGGGTCTTCGACCGGTTCACCCGCCTCGACGACGCGCGGGCCCGGGACGCGGGCGGCGCCGGGCTCGGGCTGTCGATCGTGCGGGAGCTGGTCGCCCGGCACGGCGGCACCGTCACCCTGGCGGACGCCGGGCCCGGACTGCGGGTCACGGTGCGGCTGCCGGCGGCGGAGCCGGACCCGGTCGAGCCCGACGTCGACTCCGACAGCGCCGCGCCGGCTCAGGCGCGGTCGGTGCAGACCGGCTTCGCCCGGCCGACCACGCCGGCCGGATAG
- a CDS encoding DUF4236 domain-containing protein — protein sequence MGLMFRKRKKFGPIILNFTENGFSSWSIKIGRWSWNSRARAHRVDLPGPLSWKQDKS from the coding sequence ATGGGTCTGATGTTCCGTAAGCGGAAGAAATTCGGCCCGATCATCCTGAACTTCACGGAGAACGGCTTCAGCTCCTGGAGCATCAAGATCGGTCGCTGGTCGTGGAACTCCCGGGCGCGCGCGCACCGCGTCGACCTGCCGGGACCGCTGTCCTGGAAGCAGGACAAGAGCTGA
- a CDS encoding MarR family transcriptional regulator: MTRWLDDQEQATWRAFLGATRALMDALDRELQHEAGMPHAYYEILVRLSEAPDRTMRMSELADACGSSRSRLSHAVARLEESGWVRRQDCPTDRRGQLAVLTDEGFRRLAEAAPGHVEGVRTHLFDQLTPAQVAELRKISDAILGGLKDFRP; this comes from the coding sequence ATGACGCGATGGCTGGACGACCAGGAGCAGGCGACCTGGCGTGCGTTCCTGGGCGCCACCCGGGCCCTGATGGACGCCCTCGACCGCGAGCTGCAGCACGAGGCCGGCATGCCGCACGCCTATTACGAGATCCTGGTGCGGCTCTCCGAGGCGCCCGACCGCACCATGCGGATGAGCGAGCTCGCCGACGCGTGCGGCTCGTCGCGGAGCCGCCTCTCCCACGCCGTCGCCCGGCTCGAGGAGTCGGGCTGGGTGCGCCGGCAGGACTGCCCGACCGACCGCCGCGGCCAGCTCGCCGTGCTGACCGACGAGGGTTTCCGCCGGCTCGCCGAGGCCGCGCCCGGTCACGTCGAAGGCGTCCGGACCCACCTCTTCGACCAGCTCACCCCGGCGCAGGTGGCCGAGCTTCGCAAGATCAGCGACGCGATCCTCGGCGGCCTGAAGGACTTCCGCCCATAA
- a CDS encoding alpha/beta hydrolase produces the protein MKTPIRLAAAAAAAVLAVGVVGVPSAHAAENPYERGPDPSVSLLEASRGPYATSSTTVSSLVSGFGGGVIYYPTSTADGTFGGIAISPGFTAAWSSISWLGPRLASHGFVVIGIETNSRLDQPASRGQQLLAALDYLVNSSSVRTRVDRNRLAVAGHSMGGGGSLEAASDRPSLQAAIPLAPWNTDKTWSELRVPTLIIGGESDTVAPVSSHSIPFYNSIPASAEKAYLELNSASHFFPQSTNTPTARQMVAWLKRFVDDDTRYEQFLCPGPSGLSIEEYRNTCPSS, from the coding sequence GTGAAGACACCCATCCGCCTCGCCGCCGCGGCCGCGGCCGCCGTGCTCGCCGTCGGTGTCGTGGGCGTCCCCAGCGCCCACGCCGCCGAGAACCCCTACGAGCGCGGCCCCGATCCGAGCGTCTCCCTCCTCGAAGCCTCCCGTGGCCCGTACGCCACGTCTTCGACCACCGTTTCCTCGCTGGTCAGCGGCTTCGGCGGCGGCGTCATCTACTACCCGACCAGCACCGCCGACGGCACCTTCGGCGGCATCGCGATCTCGCCGGGCTTCACCGCCGCCTGGTCCAGCATCAGCTGGCTCGGCCCCCGGCTCGCCTCGCACGGCTTCGTGGTCATCGGCATCGAGACCAACAGCCGCCTCGACCAGCCCGCCAGCCGTGGCCAGCAGCTCCTCGCGGCGCTCGACTACCTGGTCAACAGCAGCTCGGTGCGCACGCGGGTGGACCGCAACCGGCTGGCCGTGGCCGGCCACTCGATGGGTGGCGGCGGCAGCCTCGAGGCCGCCTCCGACCGGCCGTCGCTGCAGGCCGCGATCCCGCTCGCGCCGTGGAACACCGACAAGACCTGGTCCGAGCTGCGGGTGCCCACGCTGATCATCGGTGGCGAGAGCGACACGGTCGCGCCGGTCTCCTCGCACTCGATCCCGTTCTACAACAGCATCCCGGCGTCGGCGGAGAAGGCCTACCTGGAGCTCAACAGCGCCAGCCACTTCTTCCCGCAGAGCACCAACACCCCGACCGCCCGGCAGATGGTGGCCTGGCTCAAGCGGTTCGTCGACGACGACACCCGCTACGAGCAGTTCCTCTGCCCCGGGCCGAGCGGACTGTCGATCGAGGAGTACCGCAACA
- a CDS encoding PQQ-dependent sugar dehydrogenase produces MTPSRDAHDMTDRSDAADSSENALAQEPIENAEKADPTEPMLPIDPIEPIERIDPLDAMLRTESSERMHSMPSGAPCARRYSRWVSRARIALTVVTVVVLVAAALGGVAAWRGWFAEPSVDAAPDARAAAVSDVVTDLRALWGLAFRSDGSALVTERDTARILSVQGNSAREVTVVDEAQPAGEGGLLGIAIAPAGDWVYVYYTAADDNRIARFRPDQPDARSVVFSGIPKAGNHNGGRIAFGPDGMLYVGTGDAGERDAAQDRASLGGKILRLTPDGAPAPGNPFGATPVYSYGHRNVQGLAWDSGGAMFASEFGQNTYDELNRIEPGRNYGWPEAEGNSDDPAFTNPIATWRTADASPSGIAVGPDGRVWMACLRGERLYTINSDGSGAQALLRGEHGRLRHVAAAPDGSMWVLTSNHDGRGDPAPGDDRILRVTT; encoded by the coding sequence ATGACGCCGAGCCGGGACGCCCACGACATGACCGACCGCTCGGACGCGGCCGACAGCAGCGAGAACGCGCTGGCCCAGGAGCCGATCGAGAACGCGGAGAAGGCCGACCCGACGGAGCCGATGCTCCCGATCGACCCGATCGAACCGATCGAGAGGATCGATCCCTTGGACGCGATGCTGAGGACGGAGTCCTCGGAGCGGATGCACAGCATGCCTTCGGGTGCCCCGTGCGCGCGGCGCTATTCTCGATGGGTGAGCCGGGCTCGGATCGCCCTGACCGTGGTCACCGTCGTCGTGCTGGTCGCCGCCGCCCTCGGTGGCGTCGCGGCCTGGCGCGGCTGGTTCGCCGAGCCGTCCGTCGACGCCGCGCCCGACGCCCGGGCCGCCGCCGTGTCCGACGTGGTCACCGACCTGCGCGCGCTGTGGGGCCTGGCGTTCCGGTCCGACGGGTCGGCGCTGGTCACCGAGCGCGACACGGCCCGCATCCTGTCGGTGCAGGGCAACAGCGCCCGCGAGGTGACGGTGGTCGACGAGGCACAGCCGGCCGGCGAGGGCGGGTTGCTCGGCATCGCGATCGCGCCCGCCGGCGACTGGGTCTACGTCTACTACACCGCGGCCGACGACAACCGGATCGCGCGGTTCCGGCCCGACCAGCCCGACGCCCGCTCGGTGGTGTTCAGCGGGATCCCCAAGGCCGGCAACCACAACGGCGGCCGGATCGCGTTCGGACCCGACGGGATGCTCTACGTCGGCACCGGCGACGCGGGGGAGCGGGACGCCGCACAGGACCGCGCCAGCCTGGGTGGCAAGATCCTGCGACTCACCCCGGACGGCGCGCCGGCGCCGGGCAACCCGTTCGGCGCCACGCCGGTCTACAGCTACGGCCACCGCAACGTGCAGGGGCTGGCCTGGGACTCCGGCGGCGCGATGTTCGCCTCGGAGTTCGGCCAGAACACCTACGACGAGCTCAACCGGATCGAGCCGGGCCGCAACTACGGCTGGCCCGAGGCGGAGGGCAACTCCGACGACCCGGCGTTCACCAACCCGATCGCCACCTGGCGCACCGCCGACGCGTCGCCGAGCGGCATCGCCGTCGGCCCGGACGGGCGGGTGTGGATGGCCTGCCTGCGCGGGGAGCGGCTCTACACGATCAACAGCGACGGCAGCGGCGCCCAGGCGCTGCTGCGCGGCGAGCACGGCCGGCTCCGGCACGTCGCGGCCGCGCCGGACGGGTCGATGTGGGTGCTCACCTCCAACCACGACGGCCGGGGCGACCCGGCGCCCGGTGACGACCGGATCCTGCGCGTCACCACCTGA
- a CDS encoding VOC family protein — MGIHRLNHAVLFVSDLARSVAFYQDVLGFHRVPMTPDGFAGAAFLQAKDSTNDHDLGLFEVKGAGPSPAGRATVGLYHLAWEVDTLDELSATAERLAAAGALAGTSDHGSTKSLYGKDPDGLEFEIVWLIPADRLDDAALAARRRIGRLDIEAEKARYGGQTRGGVGISVPA; from the coding sequence ATGGGCATCCACCGACTCAACCACGCGGTCCTGTTCGTCAGCGACCTGGCCCGCAGCGTCGCCTTCTACCAGGACGTGCTCGGCTTCCACCGGGTGCCGATGACGCCCGACGGGTTCGCCGGCGCGGCGTTCCTCCAGGCCAAGGACTCGACCAACGACCACGACCTCGGGCTGTTCGAGGTGAAGGGCGCGGGCCCCTCGCCGGCCGGCCGGGCCACCGTGGGTCTCTACCACCTGGCCTGGGAGGTCGACACGCTCGACGAGCTGTCGGCGACCGCCGAGCGCCTGGCCGCCGCCGGTGCGCTGGCCGGCACGTCCGACCACGGCAGCACCAAGTCGCTCTACGGCAAGGACCCCGACGGCCTCGAGTTCGAGATCGTCTGGCTGATCCCGGCCGACCGGCTCGACGACGCGGCGCTGGCCGCCCGCCGCCGCATCGGCCGGCTCGACATCGAGGCCGAGAAGGCCCGTTACGGCGGCCAGACGCGAGGCGGTGTCGGGATCTCCGTTCCCGCCTGA
- a CDS encoding potassium channel family protein, with the protein MNRAAWVRVVTAVVLLVALYYVVPVERGDAGWRLALRALAALVFVGGAVALVVWQIRRRLRSDQLPLEGLAVALVAGAIAFALADYVLEVTLPAQFDGLETRTDALYFALSTLFTVGFGDVHAAGQGARVLLCFQMVFNIAVLATGASLLVNQASARVRANRRQR; encoded by the coding sequence ATGAACCGGGCGGCGTGGGTCCGTGTGGTGACGGCGGTCGTGCTGCTGGTCGCGCTCTACTACGTCGTGCCGGTCGAGCGCGGCGACGCCGGCTGGCGGCTGGCCCTACGCGCGTTGGCCGCACTCGTCTTCGTCGGTGGCGCGGTCGCCCTGGTGGTCTGGCAGATCCGCCGCCGGCTGCGCAGCGACCAGCTCCCGTTGGAGGGCCTGGCCGTCGCGCTGGTGGCCGGGGCGATCGCGTTCGCGCTGGCCGACTACGTGCTCGAGGTGACGCTGCCCGCCCAGTTCGACGGGCTGGAGACCCGCACCGACGCGCTCTACTTCGCACTGTCGACGCTGTTCACCGTCGGCTTCGGCGACGTGCACGCCGCCGGTCAGGGCGCGCGGGTGCTGCTCTGCTTCCAGATGGTGTTCAACATCGCGGTGCTGGCAACGGGCGCGTCGCTGCTGGTCAACCAGGCGTCCGCCCGGGTGCGCGCCAACCGGCGGCAGCGATGA